Within the Microcebus murinus isolate Inina chromosome 16, M.murinus_Inina_mat1.0, whole genome shotgun sequence genome, the region TGCTGGCAGGACCGAGTGAGGGGTTTGCATTTGGGTGCTTGGGGGCCTACCTGGTCAGAGTGGCAGGATGAGGTTGTCAGGGTTTTTCTGGTGGCACATTCTCCAGACAAGACCAGGTGGGGAACGAGGACCGCACCGAGTGATGAAAGAGTGAGGCAGAGAGGACGGGGTGTGCGGGGGATGCGTGGTTAAGACCAGGCCAAGTTAGGGGCTGAGAGATCTGGGGCTTAGTCAGGACTGAACCgagaagaaatattcttttttttttttttttcttttttttctggcaaaGGATAAAGACtcatctcaaaagaagaaatattcttaTAGGTAGAGAACAAGAATATGGGGCTCAGTGCTGCAGACCAGTGTATTTGGGGAGGGAGTGTAAATACAGTGCGTTCGACCAAGTTGCTGAGTCTGCCAAGGAATGGTGTACGGGctggactgggggggggggaggtgaggTTAGCGCCTCTCCCTCCCTGATGTAGATTTGAGGGGTAGCCCAGCTACCCCTTCCCCAGTAGAGTGTGGGGAAGAACTGAAGGTGCTGGTATCCCCTACCTCTGATTCCACTGGGTCAGGCACTGAGTGTCTCCTTGTTTGTCCCGTGGGGCTATTAATAATTGTAATGTGAGGTGATTCTAAATGGGCACTCGCTGTGTGCTCAGGCTCTGTTCTGTGCTTTATGAGGACTGACTCCTTTAATACTTGCAACAATTTTATGAGTCAGGGATGGCTAGCTCTGTTTTCCAGGTGGGAAaaccaaagcctagaagaaggtAAGTAATCTGTATTTGAAGTtccatcttctttccttcctttctctcctccccacccccatcagcTGGTTCTGCTGGAGCTCAACTTCCTGCCAACCACAGGGACCAAGCTGACCAAACAGCAGCTCATTCTGGCCCGTGAGTGTCACTGGGGTTGGTGGGGAGTGATGGGCTGGGGGTTGTGGCAGGAATGCCAGCAGTGGTGGTTGGAGAAGGAACCCCAGTCACCTCCTGAACGCCCACCCTGTCACCCACAGGTGACATACTGGAGATTGGGGCCCAGTGGAGCATCCTGCGCAAGGACATCCCCTCCTTCGAGCGCTACATGGCGCAGCTCAAATGCTACTACTTTGATTACAAGTGAGGACGGGCCCTGCTCCTGACTGGGGGGAGGGTGGTTACATGGCAGTTCTTTTATCTCTGATGCTCcagccacttgggttgttttcctTCTCCTGGGAACTCCTGTTCTGCTTAATTCTGTCCCCAGATGCTGCAGGGTCAGGGGGTTGGCCGGAGGTCCTGAGACTGGGGTTGTATGATCCAGTCTCTGTAGGTCCCCAGTCTCCCCTTAGGCATTTCCACACTACATCCTCTCTGCCCAGTATGGCCACCATCAATTTTCAccttcctgggccccagccctgcccctctgaCTCATAGTCTAGTGACAGGCAGTAGGATCTTTGTGACATTAAAATTTGACACACACATTGTTGCTCTCTTGCTCAGAATCTTTCATGTTCTCCATGGCCCTCAGGCACAAGATCAAGTTCTTTCCTGCGGCCTCCAGTACTGTCCCACCCTGTCCCTCTGCCCATGCCCCCATCCCAGCCCTGTCTCTCCCCCTGGATTGCCAGTTTCCTAAAGGCAGAGCCTGGAGCTGTCTTGGTCACTGCTGTTTCCCCCACACTGCCTACCACAGGCCCGGGCCCAGAGCAAGGACTCACTAGATATGTTTCAAACATAAAATGGAATGGATTAATGGCCTGCATGGATTAATGATTAAGAATTTGACCTCAGACAAATCTGAATTTGAAACTTCTGCTAACTTCCTTATTATGTGGTCTTTGGCAAAAGACCTTatctctctaagtctcagtttcccccttaaagtgtgtgtgtgtgggtgatgaTTCTTAATGTAATCATAGCTAAACTTATACAGTATTTGATTAGAACAGTAAGCACTTTTTCTCAGTTAAATCACTTAATTCACTTAACCCTTGTTCATTTAACCCATCTCTATGAGATGGATACCCATTTTAcagtttgggaaactgaggttgaGTCATTTCACTGTAGTGAAGTCACTTACTTGGATCACTCTGACTTGTGACTTCTTTGTGTGttttggggcctcagtttcctcatctgaaagcCCAGGATCCAATACCCCTTTATGGATACATTACAGGACAGTTCTTACGGTCCCTGGAGCCTGGGGTGGAGGGTTGGTAGGTCCCTAAGCCCTTCTTACCTTGGTTCCCCCTCCCTGGTCCGCAGGGAGCAGCTCCCTGAGTCAGCCTACATGCACCAACTCTTGGGCCTCAACCTCCTCTTCCTGCTGTCCCAGAACCGGGTGGCTGAGTTCCACACAGAGCTGGAGCGGCTGCCTGCCAAGGACATCCAGACCAATGTCTACATCAAGCACCCTGTGTCCCTCGAGCAAGTGAGACTGAGGATGGGGAAGGGGGGGGCCTGGCTAAAGTGGGCGGTGCAGGGATAGACATTAGGAAGGGTTTTCTGAAGGAATGGCCAGGGACCACCCATGTTTCAACCCATGGACTCATTCACTTGTTCATCTGGCAAAGACCGAATCCCGGCTGTGCCAGACACTGGTAGATTTTCAGATTGTGCAGGGAATCAGACAGATAAAATCCCTGATCTTGTGGTGGGGACATTCAGGTGAAGAAGCAGGCAGTAAAGGAAGAGTAAGTAACCCAAATAGCCTATCAGCTGTTCagtgctgtggagaaaaataGAGCAGGAAGGAGGGTGGAGAGTTGCGGCCAGGGGTGAAATTTTATCtcgggtggtcagggaaggcttcacagaaaAGGTGAAATTTGACAAAGACTTGAAAAGGGTGAGGAAGCAAACCATGTAGACATCCAGGTAGGGGCCAGCCAGCCCAAGTGTCCTCTATCAGAAACATGCCTGCCGTGTGTGAGGGACAGCAAAGAGGACAGTGTTTCTGGAACAGAGTAAGCAGGGCCAGGGAAAAGCCTTAGGACCTGAGGTCAGGAAGTTGTTCCTAGAGCTGGGAGGGTTGGGCTggtggggggaggatgggagagaGGGTCGTTACAGCAGACAGCACGGTTTGGGCAGAGGGCTGAAGACATGAGGCTGGGGTGCATCCAGCTCTGTCTCCCTGTAATtggagaataaatgagataattacaTTCCTGTCCAGGGCaggcttggggggggggagagacagggtgtgtgtgtgtgtgtttaaaccaGGGAGGGCTTCCTCAAAgagggtgtgtgtctgtgtgtgtgtgtgtttaaaccaGGGAGGGCTTCCGGGAAGAGggtgcatgtgtttgtgtatgtttaaaCCCAGGAGGGCCTCACCTGGAAGCAGGCCTCCAGGTGAAGGTGGTACCCAGTCTGCATGGGACGGGGTGGCTGTATGGCAGAGTAGGGATCATGGGGGCACTAGGAGTGCAGGCAGGCTGTTGCTGCCTCTTCATCCCCTTCTCTTCCCCGTCTCTGGCCTCTGCAGTACCTGATGGAGGGCAGCTACAACAAGGTGTTCCTGGCCAAGGGTAACATCCCTGCTGAGAGCTACACCTTCTTCATTGACATCCTGCTTGACACTATCAGGTGCGTGGGGGCCAGGGCCCTGTGGGCTTTGGAAAGAACTTGGACTTGAGTCAGGTTTGATTTCCACTCCAGCCACTTGTTATCTAGAATGGGCTGGGTGGGtttgtttctctctgtcaccccaagtagagtgcagtggcattgtcatagccctcaaactcctgggctcaaatgatccttttgcctcagcctcccaagtacctgggactataggtgcatgctactgtgcctagctaattttttcttttcttttttttttttatttgagacagagtctcactctgttgcccaggctagagtgccgtggtgtcagcctagctcacagcagcctcaaactcctgggctcaagcgatcctactggcTCAACtgcccgagtagctgagactaaaggcatgcaccaccatgcccggctaattttttctatatattttaagttggccaattaatttctttctatttttttttttagtagtagagacggggtcatgctcttgctcaggctggttttgaactcctgaccttgagcgatctgcccacctcggcctcccagagttttaggattataggcgtgagacactgcacctggcctgggcaTGTTTCTTCTCTTCCTAGCACCTTGGTTCTCCTTTTCTGTGAACTGAAACTGGTCCTGAGATTGTGAATGATAAACCTCATCTCGATCTGGGCTGTTTAGATGGTCAGCCTTAAGTGTCAAACCTGAACATGGGCTTGGCACCCAAATAGTTCCTGTCAAGGACTAtgatgcctatttttttttctttttttttctttttgagacacagtctcgctctcttgcctgggctagaatgccgtggcatcagccgaACTtgcagtaacctcaaactcctgggctcaagtgatcctcctgcctcagcctcccgagtaactgggactacaggcatgcgccaccatgcctggctcattttctctctatatatttttagttggccaattcatttctttctatttttagtagagaaggggtcttgctcttgctcaggctggttttgaactcctgaccttgagcgatcctcctgccttggcctcccagagtactaggattataggtgtgagccaccacgcacagcctatgcctggctaattttttctatatgtattagttggccaaataatttgtttctatttttggtagagacggggtctcactcttgctcaggctggtttcgaactcctgacctcgagcaatcctcccgcctcggcctcccagagtgctaggattacaggtgtgagccatggcaccctgCCGCTGCCTCTTTTAAAAGTGCTCCAGCGCATCTCTCATCCCAGATACTCATCCAGTGAGTCACTTGACCTCACCTCAGGTCACCTAAACTGTGGaaccctcagtttcccctgctCTAGAATGGGGCCACTAAGTCCCATTGGCCCCTTGGGTTGCTGTATGCACAAGTGACATCACATGGTCAGGTGAACATAACATACACATCCCTTGAGGAGTAAAAGGGTGTTAAAGTGGTGGCAGAGCTGGTTCACTCGGGCACAGCACCAGATTGAAATGAGTTTCCATTTCTCGGGTGGCACAGGCAAGCCTAGAGACATGGCAGGagtgaggaggggcagggagtaCCCAGGTATCCACCACTTGGCCTGAGAGGAACATGTCAGAAACAGATGCGCTCCTCCACATCACAAATTTTTCCCCAGAGCTGGGCCCTTCCCCCATTGCAGTGACTCGATGCCTTGCTGTGTTCTACTTCAGTGTCATTCACCATGGGTGCCTCTTAATGGGTACAAGGAACCCCCTGGGCATCTGTGAAGTGGGCTATAGCACCCTGGCGAAGGGGGTGTTACATGAAGCCATCCCCTCGGGTGATTCCCGAGCTGGATTTCAGACAGTCTGAAATCCTCATGGCTGGGAGTGGGATTcagagtttgagcccaggagtcagcaAGATCTGTGTGTggatcccacccccaccctgtggtCCTTGCTTGCTTTGCGACTCTAGTCGAGCTACTCCCCCTCGAATAACTTGAGCCTCTATCAGTATGTGATCCAGGGCATGTCATATATCAGGCCTAGGAGGACAGGGCCTAGAAGGTTGTCTTTGCTCAGTAATGAGAGGCTCGTCGTCTTCCCGCAGGGATGAGATTGCTGGATGCATCGAGAAGGCCTATGAGAAAATCCTTTTCACTGAGGCCACCCGGATCCTCTTCTTCAACACACCCAAAAAGATGACAGACTACGCCAAAAAGGTGGCTGGGGTGCAGGCCCAGGGACAGTGGGACAATGTAGCGCACTCTAACAGCTGTGTGGGGCAGCCTAGGGGAGCACTAGAACAAGACTTCCCAGGTTTAAATCAAGCTGGGTGACTTCAGGCAAATTGCcaaacctctctgagcttctgtttttcTACCCATAGAATGGGGCTAGAGTTTAACACATGGGATGAGCTTCGCATAGTGCCGGTACTGGGTGGAGTTCAATGCCCAGCACATATTGGCTGTCGTTCTTATCAAAGATGGCAGCTTTTTCTGCAAGACTTCACTTCACTTCACTTGGTCTGGGGCGTTTGAGCAGGAGCGGTGCCCCCTGTAGAAGCTGAGGCATGGCATGCAGTGACTCTGGTGTCCCAGGAGGCAGTAGGAGGACCAAGAAGAGGCTATGGAAAGGGGAAATTGAGTTTGAGTGATGGTGACAGCTGATACTGGTTGCTCACTTACTCCAGGCCAAACACTATTCTCCGCACTTTAGAGGTGTTCAGTGAATCCTCAGAGAAGACCCAAAGAAGTGTGTGATTAGGGTCCCTCCCTGTCTCAAACgtgcagaaactgaggcacagagaggtgaagctACTTGCCTAGAGTTGTCTGGGTAGCGTGGGGCTGGTGAGGAAAGAGAGCATGGCACGTGTGGCTAAGTGCTGGctccatggggtggggggagccttTGTGATCACCCACCTATCTAATCCCTCCCTTCCTGCAGCGAGGGTGGGTCCTGGGTCCCAACAACTACTACAGTTTTGCCAGCCAGCAGCAGAAGCCAGAAGACACCACCATTCCCTCTACGGAACTGGCCAAACAGGTCATCGAGTATGCCCGGCAGCTGGAGATGATCGTCTGAGCCTACTGGGCGccgggtgggcagggcagggcagggcatgcTGTATTTAAAAGTTTCAGTGCAGGGTTTCCTTCAATAAAGCTGGATTGATATTCTCCGTTCTGGGCCCTGTCTCCCCAATTGGAGTGGCAGGGAGACAAGTTTGTAGCTCTGAAGTTTTGGGGCCCTCAGTGGTGGGAGATAACACCCTCCCCCTGGATCAGC harbors:
- the PSMD8 gene encoding 26S proteasome non-ATPase regulatory subunit 8, translating into MFIKGRAARAPPRERRPATRGGRRQAVVAPPPALGSTSRPHFRRAGVGRRRSRASGRRFAASRKMAAAAVNGAAGVSSSGPSAATSSAVLQAAAGMYEQLKGEWNRKSPNLSKCGEELGRLKLVLLELNFLPTTGTKLTKQQLILARDILEIGAQWSILRKDIPSFERYMAQLKCYYFDYKEQLPESAYMHQLLGLNLLFLLSQNRVAEFHTELERLPAKDIQTNVYIKHPVSLEQYLMEGSYNKVFLAKGNIPAESYTFFIDILLDTIRDEIAGCIEKAYEKILFTEATRILFFNTPKKMTDYAKKRGWVLGPNNYYSFASQQQKPEDTTIPSTELAKQVIEYARQLEMIV